A single window of Amphiura filiformis chromosome 17, Afil_fr2py, whole genome shotgun sequence DNA harbors:
- the LOC140136873 gene encoding uncharacterized protein, translating to MMNINESIQPPQAIMTSTVTDHDVRQIESFFLSLKTRVFVCPGLANLYFATLQDMANLGGWELATTGFPTLVMELNPNNVNNTQEYILHLCLAEKGTGFVLWKDVVNTESNYKAPGKNFHTMTTSKDRKKLAGFSFDDASSARQLQSTVEAWIKEVTPVDTGKKKKKKDKNGSKSKKGVKKETISQPCCFEHITQLDHESFMQRASGNSVTNSMTAPPETPPPPPPNGSQTINANISSIPPAPIVAPPCVPNVPPSTDVESVTKATMAYAESTSTEDSGLDEPAALPAESEVN from the coding sequence ATGATGAATATCAACGAAAGCATTCAGCCACCACAAGCCATCATGACTAGCACTGTGACAGATCATGATGTCAGACAAATTGAAAGTTTCTTTCTCAGTTTAAAAACACGTGTATTTGTATGTCCAGGTCTTGCCAACTTATATTTTGCAACATTACAAGATATGGCCAACCTCGGGGGCTGGGAGCTAGCAACAACTGGTTTTCCTACTTTGGTCATGGAGTTGAACCCTAATAATGTGAATAATACACAGGAATATATACTTCACTTGTGTCTGGCCGAGAAAGGCACCGGATTTGTACTGTGGAAAGACGTGGTAAACACTGAAAGCAATTACAAAGCTCCGGGGAAAAATTTCCATACTATGACCACCTCAAAGGATCGCAAGAAATTGGCTGGATTTAGTTTTGACGACGCATCGTCTGCTAGgcaattgcaatctaccgtggaAGCCTGGATTAAGGAGGTCACCCCCGTGGATAcagggaagaagaagaagaaaaaagacaaaaatggATCAAAATCAAAAAAGGGTGTCAAGAAAGAGACTATATCGCAGCCATGTTGTTTTGAACATATTACGCAATTGGACCATGAAAGTTTCATGCAAAGAGCGTCAGGAAATAGTGTTACTAACTCAATGACCGCTCCTCCTGAGACGCCTCCTCCACCGCCACCAAATGGATCACAAACTATAAACGCTAATATTTCAAGTATCCCGCCAGCGCCAATTGTGGCACCCCCGTGTGTACCAAATGTGCCTCCATCCACAGATGTAGAAAGCGTTACCAAGGCAACTATGGCGTATGCAGAAAGCACTTCTACAGAAGATTCAGGACTGGATGAACCAGCTGCCTTGCCAGCAGAATCTGAAGTGAACTGA